GATGTATAGAAATCCGGGTCGTCGCTGATAAAATACGCGCGGAGGTTCACATAGAAATCCCGGAACGTTTTCGCGATGGAGGTCACGCCGGAGATCGCCTGGCTGCTGTCGGCGTCCAGGTAGCGAACGCCCAGCTCCCCTTCGATATCGTGCGGAAAAGTTTTAAAGATCGAATAGGCGAGGCGGATGCGAGGGAATACGATCTCGTTGGAATAGCTGGCGAGGGCGTAGGAATACAGGCTTTTGCTGTGGGTGTAATACAGTTCGGCTTCTCCCATCAGCCCTGTGCCCTGCCGTCTTCCCGCATAGTTGAGCTTCGCGGCATAGGAGCCGCGTTTGAAGAAACGGCGGTATTCTATAGTGGCGATATTATATGGATTATCGCTGTAGTCGTAGCTGGTATGCAGGTAGTACAGGCCAAACTGGTTTTTCAGGGTCTTGCTGCGGAGGAAGTCCGCATACTCCGTGTTCGCGGCAGAAGGACTGAGCTTTACCAGTGAATCTGCGGCGAGTGTGGCGGCGGCATAATCTTTCCGGCTTTCCAGGATGGCTGCGCGCCGCTGCAGGAAGGCGGGGTTTGCCGGATAAAGCCTTGCTCCGAGGTCCGCATATATCAGCGCACTGTCGTAGGCCTGCTTAACGCTGAGAATGTTGATGGATTGCAGCAGTGCGAGGGAATCCCTGTGGTTGATGGCGAGTACCTGCCGGAAAGCAGCGAGTGCGCTGTCCGGTTCATTATTCCGCTGGTGCGCGGCTCCGGCAGCCAGCAGGGCTTCCGTCCAGGCGTTCCGGTATCTGGCCGTGAAGGGGTAACGCTGCATCAGTTCACTGGCGATCGCGGCTGCTTCGTCGTGGCGCTGGAGGGTGGACAGGAGGCCGGATTTTTTCAGCAGCAGCTCCTTATCGTCCGGGTAGTATTGCAGCGCCTGATCTGCATACAGCAATGCGGTATCCGGTTGTTGCACGGCGCTTTCCAGGTTGATGAGATAGTTGAGCGCATCGGGATTGTCCGGCTGAACGGCCAGCACCTGTCTGAACCAGGGGCGGGCGAGATCATATTCTTCCGCCTGCATCAGTATTCTCCCTGCTGTCAGGCGCAGTTCCGCCAGGCCGGATGCATATCTTTCGTCCGCGGGATACCGGCTGAGCAGGTCCGCCGCAATCTCTCCGGCTTCGTCATATCTGCCGAGGTCTGCCAGCAGGCTTGATTTCTTCAGCAGGAAGCGGGCATTGCCGGGGTAAACGGAAAGCGCTTTGTTCAATGTGGCGAGCGCTTTTGCGGAATCCCGCTGGAGCATGTACGTGTTGATGGTCATGTCCAGCGCTGTGGAATCGGCCGGGTCAGTTTGCAGGGCGTGTTCAAATTCCGCCAGGGCGAGGTCGTACTGCTGCTGTGCCAGGTAATACCTCCCACTGGCTACTTTGAGCGAGGTGAAGCGGTTCCTGAGATCTGCGGAACCCGGATTGAGCCGGCGTAATCTTTCCGCAACGAGCGCAGCTTCGGTGAATTTGCGGTCGCTTTCCAGCACATCCATTTTCAGGCCGAGCAGACGCTCGTCATCCGGATGCAGGCGCAACCCCCGGTTGATCCATGCCAGGGCTTCCC
This genomic stretch from Chitinophaga sp. XS-30 harbors:
- a CDS encoding tetratricopeptide repeat protein, whose product is MLRVFKYLLLAAVLCSSGAKAQLFGKKKKDAEAIYAEAVAATKAQQYAKAIQLSKEALAIQPDFTDQQLLLGRLYMLTQQTDLARIHIKAVITKAPKYRDAYLYAINIEMAERKYDEAECFVDDALYNFPGDRELMLKKLGVLDAAEKFYRGSSFATELTDRFREDTTVQKAVTGHYLLAGQHFLQRGNYNLARSSYESALSVTPDNAEAKDAITGMYIRSGNYPRALEQINTLLTGNPGSYDLMMRRLGILQEMHQYTEALDQLQQILKRYPGDARARSLETPLRMEAAAYYSGQDPFLLYESILEKEPGNREALNKIIGLSMARGAYREALAWINRGLRLHPDDERLLGLKMDVLESDRKFTEAALVAERLRRLNPGSADLRNRFTSLKVASGRYYLAQQQYDLALAEFEHALQTDPADSTALDMTINTYMLQRDSAKALATLNKALSVYPGNARFLLKKSSLLADLGRYDEAGEIAADLLSRYPADERYASGLAELRLTAGRILMQAEEYDLARPWFRQVLAVQPDNPDALNYLINLESAVQQPDTALLYADQALQYYPDDKELLLKKSGLLSTLQRHDEAAAIASELMQRYPFTARYRNAWTEALLAAGAAHQRNNEPDSALAAFRQVLAINHRDSLALLQSINILSVKQAYDSALIYADLGARLYPANPAFLQRRAAILESRKDYAAATLAADSLVKLSPSAANTEYADFLRSKTLKNQFGLYYLHTSYDYSDNPYNIATIEYRRFFKRGSYAAKLNYAGRRQGTGLMGEAELYYTHSKSLYSYALASYSNEIVFPRIRLAYSIFKTFPHDIEGELGVRYLDADSSQAISGVTSIAKTFRDFYVNLRAYFISDDPDFYTSFNFTLRHYMNRQQDYIAFTAGLGTSPDDRSRLIQFPKLAGLLTRSVGAGYQKTLKYRTTLGIFGTWINQKVSDTEFQNQYDIFLSVQRKF